From the Papaver somniferum cultivar HN1 chromosome 2, ASM357369v1, whole genome shotgun sequence genome, the window TATCAATATAAACAGATACAGGAGTTTCCAGCAAACCCAAACTCATCAAAGAATCGACCATCGAGTCCATCACTGATTTCCCAGAAGAACTTATAGAAATCGTAAAGAAATGTGATCTTGATTCATTGACTCTTACAAGAATAAGATACCGGACACCGTGGGACATCCTGTTAGGAAATTTTCGAAAAGGGACAGTTATTGTAGCAGGTGATGCCATGCATGTTATGGGTCCTTTCTTAGGCCAGGGTGGCTCTGCTGCTTTAGAAGATGCTGTTGTCTTAGCAAGAAATTTGGCTCAAGCAATGAGCACGAAGGGTTCAAAAAGAATCGACGAAAAAATTATGCAGGTAAAGATTGAAGCAGCAATGGACCGTTACGTGAAAGAACGTAGAATGAGGCTGTTTATGTTGTCTTCACAGGCTTATCTCATCGGAATGTTGTTAGAAACCTCGTCTGGCCGATTGACAAAGTTGGTGATGGTCATTGCCCTAGTTGTTTTCTTCAGCAATTCGATTGCCCATACTAAATACAACTGTGGTCATCTCTAAATTCAAATGTCTTTATAAAGTTGTCTTGTTTATTCCTCTTGTTGCCATTTGTAAATGTTCCATTTTTTTACCAGAAAAATAAAGGGAGCATCATTTGAATATTCCTCAGTTTCCCTTAACGAAGTCAGAAAACCTAGTCCACATGTAGTAGAATTCACTCCTGGTTAAGGTTATAAGGATGGTCAAATGTGTGATTAATGATGGCTAATGTCCTAAAGTAGTCATCGTTAATACCACCAATTAATGGCAGGATCTACTAATTAATAGTAACTGCCAAATCAGTTTATGTTCATATAGTGTAAATTTTATCAATGTAGTGCAACAACTCAAACCAGGGCATTTAGTTGAAGTTAAACATAGATCCAAATGGGTGGTACCTTGATCAATGTTATGGTGGTAGTCTTAGTTCTTTCTTTCGTTCTGAATTCGATTCACTATGAAGTTGAAGGAGGACAGAGTGTATCTGAAGAAGAAGACATGGAGTTAGAAAGACAACTCGAGAGTCTTAATAAGACGCCCATCAAAACATTTCATGTAAGTTAACCAAATTTtggaacacttttttttttttttttaatttactgcTCAAGTGTACAAATCTTGGATACAAATGTGCACACACTAACATTATTCGTCATTTGCTGTGTTAAAAGTTTGAATTCGGAGATGTCATTGACTGTGTCGACATCTACAAGCAACCTGCATTTGATCATCCCGCACTAAAGAACCACAAAATCCAGGTACGTTTTGCCTTCCATCTTCACCTAAGTTTATTAGAGACAACATATGCATGTTAAGAATTTCGGTATTGATTACTGAAAGATTTGAGGTTCTTGTTTTGATATAATAGCTTAAATTGGATAATCCTCCGAAAAGGCATATTATGGAGAAAACTACACCAATTAATAACGATGAACCTAAAACTTCAGAAATTAAGGCTTATGGTATTGAATGCCCAGAAGGAGCAGTGCCAATCAGAAGGACAACAAAGGAAGATCTTATCAGAGCAAAATCTTTCACAAAAGCCAGAAATGACTCCAACGTTAGTAATAACTTTGGGCAGCAGGTAAGTTCATAATTAAGTCTCCCTAAGATACTTTGATCTATGcttttgcacaattattttcatTACATTCTAATTTGAATCTGTTATTGGTGATTAATATACAGCATGCAATTCTTAGGCTCGACAATGGATATCAACAGTTCTATGGAGTCAATGGTGAATTCACTACAGCTCATATTATTATTGTTGGTAGTGGAAAAAATGAGCAATTAAACAATATACAAGTTGGACTTGCGGTAACCAACTCTCTTATACATTGCTCATAGGCTTTTCAGCTTTTGTATGCTGAAATACTTTGCATATTAATtgtgaaattctgcaatattgtaAACTTCGCGCCTGCAGATTAATTTTTGCACTCACGTTACCACCATTATATTGATTGCATTATACTTTTTGGCAGGTCCACCCACATGTACTCGGTGATCACCTAACTCGAATGTTTATCTATTGGACTGTAAGTTTAATAATCAAGTACTTCCTAAACTCATTTTTCTATAAGTGAATTATTTTTACTATCATTTGGACTTCCAACAGGCTGATGGTTCCGATAAAACTGGCTGTTACGATCTTCTCTGCCAAGGTTTTGTTCAGATCGATCGATCTCTTTTCCCTGGTAGCCCTGTCACTAACATTTCAACTTAGGGTGGTCGTCAATTTATAACTCGTTTCTGTGTTTATCAGGTACTCTTTTTGTCCCCTCTTCTGTGTCCCATACTAAAAATTgacctgtttttttttcttttctggttGTAAAACGACTAAAGAGAGACTTGTTACAACTTCATcacatcaagaatataagaataATTACAATGGGGTAACACCATGCATGATGAACTCCTTTCTCAAAATAATTTAGTGTTTTATATTTTTGGTCTGCTTGTGTAGGATCGCaaacaaaaggtgtggggattggccGAATTCCATATTTAGTGGTTCGCTAAGTAAAGGATTCGCAAACGGATTAAATTGGGGAGGAATAACGAAGGCAGGATCACATGTGGGGATAAATCCTGCAATGGGGAGTGGTCATTATCCCGATGGTGTTTTCGGGCACTCAGGTTTCTTTCATTGGGTTCAGTACGTGAATGGATTTAATAAATTAATAGATCTTAACGATACACCATTGAAAGCATTTGTGGATTGTGAGTGGTATAATATAACTAATGTTGGATACACTAGTGACCATGGGAATACTATCTACTTTGGTGGAAGATGTCAAGATGTCGAGCGCAGAGCTGAACGCCTGAACCATAAAAGTGTTGATGGATAACTGGAGAGCTGAACCATTTTAGTTATTTTGCGACTTTTGTTTGTAGTTCCTGATGCTGTTGTTAGTTCGTAGGTTTTGCGTTATCAAAAATAAAACAGATTGGAAACTTGTTACATAATCATTACGGATCAATCAAACTTCTTAACCAATTTCCAATATTGGGGTCAAAATTGATGTTCTTGACTTTGTTCGTCAAACTCACAAAACCAGACATTTGAAATTCAAAGATAGATGCTGACGAATGAACTTTGGTCAAATTTATTGACAGCATACATTCAACAAATTCATGATGAACCTGCATATAAATATACCTTAAACACAAACAGCATCATTCATTTATCACGAAATTCAAGGTAGCTCTGCTGCTCTGACTAgtctgttattattatttttttagtaaCAGTAAATAGAGAAAGAAATGAGCAACTACACAGAAGAAAAAGGGATTGTTATTGTTGGAGGTGGAATTTGTGGTCTTGCTACTGCTCTTGCGCTTCACAAGTAATAACTTTAAGCTTCTATTATCTCATACTTTAACTTCGAACTTTTTATAATGAATCCGGTGATCACTGCTTCTTGTAAAAACCTTGACGATAGTGTGTATGTATTGCAGGAAGGGAATCGAAAGTGTGGTACTAGAGAAAGCTGAGACTATACGAGCCGCTGGGTCAGCAATCGGTATCTTCACAAATGGTTGGTATGCACTGGATCAGCTTGGTCTTGCGAATCAGCTTCGACAGAAGGCTATTCCTTTGAAAGGGTAAATCTCATATTCTCTCCAGGTCAAATCCCAAAATGTAAATCAATAGCATAAACAACCGGGATTAGAATTTCCAGCTCCAATTAGGCTCCAATCTAATTTTGCTGAGCGAAATTAGGGAGGTTCAGACAAATCGATATGGAAATGTCCAAAAGACCACTTGCATTCACTGCTCAGTCTAAAATTGGTGCCTGTTGCTCTGAAATGGTTGTATGCTGGTTATGCACTGTGCTTGTTAAGGCAGCAAAAGCGAATTCGTGATAATTGAACTGCGTACCCGTGCCagacaataaagttcgcaaaaTCATTTTCTCTTGCAATCTATGTTAAACTACTCATCTACTTTGTGCAAACCATGTCCCCATTTTATCTAGTTTTTTTAGTTGTCGTGTCAAAGTAACGCACTGGACACAAGACACTGACACCGTGTCCGTGTCGTTGTAACACAATAAATAACTAGGGAAATTGAATAACTTAGATTATAGCTCATAATTTTGTTACAGAGAGGAAAAAAATGTTTCTTGATTTTATAAGTCTCACAATTACCAGCTAATTTGCAGGTGTCGTGACATCGAGTTCAATAATCCCAAAGAACAAGAGGTACCAATGGGGTAAGTACGCAACCCTCTGAATTATGAACTTAATCTGACAGTAGTTTTATATATGCATTTATTTACTCACTTTTTTAAACAGAAATGGAGAACTTAGATGCTTGAAAAGGAGTCATCTTGTACAGACCTTGGCTGATAACCTACCGAATCAAACGATCCGTTTTGGATGCCATGTTGTTTCTGCCAAGTTTGATCCAATAACTTCTCAACCTCTTCTACAATTGCAAGATGGTAGTGTAATCAAGGCTAAGGTAATAATCTAAACATAAGGTTTCTAAAGTTGAACTTAGTCCTTTTTTTATATAGAAATTTGATAAAATATGAGTTAAAGTTTGCacgcatccaactcaaaacctggcaatgagtggagtggtccTTTCAGATTATAATCAATGTTTATTAATGGGATAttagcaatgtgggactattatccttcacACGTCCCTCATGTATGGGGCATTCTCTGTGGGCCTCTAACACGTGGACCAGTGTTGTATGGGTGGATGTTGGGCCTACTCGCATTCGGGCCTGGCTATGATACCAAGTTAAAGTTTGCGGGCATCAACTCGAAATTAATTGCCAATGAACGGAGAGaccctaaggattataaaccgcaggatcttagattgtccaAACAATGTGGGACCAATAATCTCAACACACCCTCTCACATGtagtctcgttgggtctaacacgtggacaattaaatcggatgACGCGGATAAAGGCACGGtctaatgactcgtcgcaaatagcctaatctgataccatgttaaagtcggCGGACATCCAACTcgaaaccaattgacaatgagtggaacGACCCTTCaatattatatttaatatttaagttaattaaggaGATATTAGCAAACACCAGTATGTTCTGTAGATCTCCAGTAGTAATATAACCCAAAGGCTTGTACAAGGATGACATTGACCATCCTTGAAATCATCCTGTGAATCACTGTCATTACCCTTGTACAAGGAACATTGAAGAGATCTCGGCAAAAGTATAAAACactctccaattttttttttgtaattgtaACTATCaagttgaaatcctttttttcgtGTTTGTGCATATTACAGGTTGTGATTGGATGTGATGGAGTAAATTCTGTTGTCTCCGAGTTGATAGGACTAAAGCCAACAAAGCTTTTTGCTTCTTGTGCAGTAAGAGGTTTTACTAATTATCCATCTGGTCATGGATTTAGCAATGAATTTCTTAGAATTAGGAAAGACAATATTATTCTCGGTAGGCTGCCTGTCGACAACAATCTCGTCCATTGGTTTGTAGGGAGACCAGGAACTACGGCAGGTACATATCTTTACTTAGACCACCCACCATCCTCACATTTTACACTTTTCATACACCTTTAAATAACTTCACACTTTGTTTTAACAATTAGAGTTTTGGGATTTCTGCATGATTACAAACAGATACAAGAGTTTCAAAAGATCCAAAGCTCATCCGAGAATCAACAATCGAGTCGATCAATGATTTTCTGCCAGAATGTGTAGAAATGGTGAAAATATGTGATCTCAATGAAGTAACtttaacaagcttgagatatcgaACCCCCTTGGATATACTACTAGGTAACTTTCGAAAAGGGACGGTGGTAGTCGCAGGTGATGCTATGCATGTTTGGGGTCCGTACATAGGTCAAGGTGGAGCTGCTGCTTTAGAAGATGGGATTGTGTTGGCGAGGAATTTGGCACAAGAAATGTGCAAGGAAAGGGGTTCAACAGGAAATGGAAATCAAGCAATACAGGAGAGAATTGAGAAAGCAATGGATCAATTTGTGAAAGAACGAAGGATGAGACTCTTTTTGATGTCCTTAAACACATACATACTTGGTATGTTGTTAGAAACTTCATCGCCATTAACAAAATTTGGGCTTATTGTGGGGTTAATCCTCTTTTTCAGCAACTCACTTGGCCACAGCCAACACAACTGTGGCCGGCTTTAGTTTGTTAGCATTTGGGAGTTCTAAAATCCTTACAGAATGCATTAGCCTTTGGTAGGGAAGCTGTACTATCCTTGAATACAAATTGATACAAATGAACCTGTAACTGGTTCTAACTCAGAACATGGCGTTAACTTTAAATAAACAAGTAGAGAGCACGTTGTCATTGCACACTATTTATTCTTAAGCTATGCCTAATTTTTATTttggaaagaaataaaaaaaattgaaaaacaaaaatttggtaATTGTTGTTTATGCTTTTTGTATAGATAATTCAACTGAGTTTTACAAATATACAAAAATCCGACGTTCATATAAAAGATTCGAAAttttaaattctttttataaaaaTGGATTTTTCATAAATATCATATTTTAAGTTATTTACAGTTAAGTCCCTATAAATATTTTTATATCACTCCTTTAAAGTCTAACAGCtgattaaaaatggaaatctaATGATTCAACGGGTGAGAACAATAGTTTGTGATATGAATCATTTTTTGTGACGAGGAATTTTGTTGGAATATTTTTAGATTTGATGGCTTAAACTTAATGTAGAAAGATATGACGGTTATGAAGAATGAAGCTTTGATTTGATGGCTTAAACTTAATTAGGAAAGACAATATTATTCTCTACCTAATATAGACAACTGGAAAATTCCCAGGTGTCATTGTCCACCTGATTATAATTACTTATACCGACTCTTAACTAACTAAGCAAACCAATTATCTATgctattgaaaaagtgggggtctaacaaccacacccaatatttcgtttaggcaatctgtatggactaactccaatatatttccaagagaatcaactagacagtcagactcaatcaaggaaaatacatccaaaaaTTATATTTCAACTTCTCAAATCAatttgcaatcgaacaaatagaaatctgtgagccgtatTAATatgagtgttagagcatagctcggttgaatccaccaagcgttggtatgtcaagtttggttgtcatattttagtgaatcaaaactcatttaaagagtcgcttgattgtttactagagtcaacttcgtataggttagctacaaAGTTAcaaggatatgagacttacaagtattacgtgaagacttgaagaatgtgaagaagtaaagagctacaacgataacatcatccttccacttgaggttagtaatatttgacttgaactgtttcattcctaacgtatctttcaagtcgtgcatattgaaaacataactgcgaagctgtgaatgattatactctagttagacatagtattaaggaattgcaacatgaagtataacgtctatcttttgaacttcgtatataagacatcgacataatcgtatgaatgctattgtgattatatgtatgggtatgggtgaagatttcgtcctaagaaacaatattttacattcgtttgaaagaagtacattcataaacttgttttgtaaatcgaaagggaaatcgctaggcttattggtatttttattcattgcaaatctttggattaccaatatgtgtgttcagTACAACTTcttataacttgtttatgtatcttggtaaaaatattcacaatgcatgacttttgtattggtacgacttttattagtgaaacggatcctaagtaatcacctgagatggtatgatcgatatttgtaattggtgcgaccattcctagtcattgggtgaccgatcctagaacttggttgggactaatcacaagatgtgtaaccgatccttgtagtaggttaacaagttttagtaattggtgtgaccgatcctataacatGTGCAACTGAATACAAGTttaaaccatatatatgtggtaactgatcctaatacctagtcaaccaaattttggtaactagtgtgaccgatactagtacccacatggaggtaaaaccaaaacttgttttggtagaaccgttaaacccatgaatggtgattgaatgtttttgatcaatcacatagttcttggagatcagatgaaccaattctaaactcgtttggaagtgtggcaaatcggttccaagattctaaatatgaaaaaggatttacaaggtaaatatgttgacatactttgaacacgtgcagtaattcttaccttttattgttcaaagatattccttaataactaaaggagaatcccagattgaaataaattgagaatcttttaattaaattttttagttttatatgcttttaatttccaacaattaaaatgcatatctttagaaaataaaaattggtaatgtgcatttactaattggagattttgtaCTGAGATTTCggccaatatttggacagagcatttccaggaattatgaaaaccgaatttggaaatatattgcatatcttgataatattttcggttttggaaattccttggtgtccaaacttccttagtctataaatattgaagtttgcatttcaagcaaactaatcctcagagccagcaaaactacctagttgtgttgttactggtggttccgtctattcggagaggaaagtaccctaattaggagaaatctcttacgaccgctcgttttaaagacgtctttgggattgggaagctctacgagtacagttggtgggaaactagataattgcagtttattattagtttttgattgatttgattgactaacggtggttgaaatttgattgctcctagtttgtttatgcttgagaatcttctcttctgatataagattcactcaaactagatcgaagtttcgacagggatctttagactgttgttagtgctaaagacgatcttgtgataatccattgttaacagactccgttctgtgcgtgattaaacggaagagccttttgtcaaactcatatcacttgtttgaaaagagttgttactgaacagatttgttgttcctttactgtttagaatacgaaccaaaggaattgttccaagtgcgtgacttattacaagttggaggtgcagggatacatacggaactaggtgaactataggtttagttgcttggtctcaactatacgaagttgatttagattttgtatagcggcttaatcatgagagtattcaattctggacaaggtcccggggtttttctgcatttgcggtttcctcgttaacaaaatcttgttatgtcttttacttttctatttccgaaattataattattttattataattagaagtaaaatacataaacgttagttcatatttacttgatagtaatcctattatgttcggttaagtccaaacctattatcaagtaaacatacttcgttgttgtattgtctcgatcttgtatccatagtcaatcacacaagttatcttgttgtcgtattgtctcgatctcatatccatagacgttcacacgaagtgtgaaccgattagttgtattgtctcgactcagtccatagacaatcacttttggagaaaggacttataggtggaaaagttttagattgaggtatatttgggtcctcgtcttttcaattgttattagagcaggcaaacacgaaaagatccaacaatctgtatttggtgcgatccaacctataagaaatgaactcgagttctcatgaatcgacttcaattaacgtaccgccaatatttgacggaacaaactatataTGGTGGAAATATACTATGAGATCTTtgcttcaatcacgagactttaatacatggctattagtcgtcgatggttataatctcccgaaagtagaaaatttggaaactgagtttaacgcgtagtggatttttcaaacgaagaaaaggcctttgctaagcagaattcagatggtttgaatgctattatacatgctgtaagtcgtgatatataacatcatgtatcaacatgtcaaacttcgaaagaagcttgggataatcttcatatcgtattcgaaggaaacacatcagagaaagaagctagacttcaaactcttacgaccgattgggaaaaccttcgaatgggtgacaacgacacttttgaagagtttcatattaaactccctgagataattaatgcttctttctctcttggaaagactatttttgAAAAGGATGTAGTGTGGAAAATtttcagatcgttaccatctagatatgattctaagaagcatgcaatcatagaagaaaatcatctttcaacactgaagcacactcgttggaaagttaaagatctttgatcatgaatcacagtctattcaaaataaaggaatcacttttaaagctgcaaaaattctgaaagctccGATGGAGTAAAATAGACAGAtgaatgattcagatgaacatattgtagaaaattctgatgatgaaattgaacaatcattatcattgattaccagacagtttcgagatcttttaaagaaaataagtaagagattcataaaggatactcatcgatctatgcgtccacatgatcgagttcctgtcaaaaaggattaGGAAGAAGGTGATGAATATCAATCTCAGTtattcaa encodes:
- the LOC113347294 gene encoding uncharacterized protein LOC113347294, translated to MGGTLINVMVVVLVLSFVLNSIHYEVEGGQSVSEEEDMELERQLESLNKTPIKTFHFEFGDVIDCVDIYKQPAFDHPALKNHKIQLKLDNPPKRHIMEKTTPINNDEPKTSEIKAYGIECPEGAVPIRRTTKEDLIRAKSFTKARNDSNVSNNFGQQHAILRLDNGYQQFYGVNGEFTTAHIIIVGSGKNEQLNNIQVGLAVHPHVLGDHLTRMFIYWTADGSDKTGCYDLLCQGFVQIDRSLFPGSPVTNIST
- the LOC113353104 gene encoding monooxygenase 1-like; this encodes MSNYTEEKGIVIVGGGICGLATALALHKKGIESVVLEKAETIRAAGSAIGIFTNGWYALDQLGLANQLRQKAIPLKGCRDIEFNNPKEQEVPMGNGELRCLKRSHLVQTLADNLPNQTIRFGCHVVSAKFDPITSQPLLQLQDGSVIKAKVVIGCDGVNSVVSELIGLKPTKLFASCAVRGFTNYPSGHGFSNEFLRIRKDNIILGRLPVDNNLVHWFVGRPGTTADTRVSKDPKLIRESTIESINDFLPECVEMVKICDLNEVTLTSLRYRTPLDILLGNFRKGTVVVAGDAMHVWGPYIGQGGAAALEDGIVLARNLAQEMCKERGSTGNGNQAIQERIEKAMDQFVKERRMRLFLMSLNTYILGMLLETSSPLTKFGLIVGLILFFSNSLGHSQHNCGRL